From Schizosaccharomyces pombe strain 972h- genome assembly, chromosome: II, the proteins below share one genomic window:
- a CDS encoding Siva family protein has translation MVIKRGFIGNTPKPSRCKRTKPIFREPNSPVNGGLVYNHPLHTAAAVKEAFSENRGFRTCHVCHRKNNMRLKVGTCESCKKHTCAICIRQCHKCESNVCSMCSKQERTFESEAFCPSCYPLDTY, from the exons ATGGTGATAAAGCGAGGTTTCATTGGAAACACGCCCAAACCAAGTCGATGTAAACGTACAAAGCCCATATTTCGGGAGCCTAATTCTCCTGTAAATGGTGGTCTTGTTTACAACCATCCTCTTCATACCGCCGCCGCAGTGAAGGAGGCCTTTTCTGAAAATCGCGGATTTCGTACATGCCATGTTTGTCAtcgtaaaaataatatgagATTAAAAGTGGGTACTTGTGAATCCTGCAAAAAACACACTTGTGCAATCTGTATTAGGCAGTGCCACAAGTGTGAGAGTAATGTGTGTTCCATGTGCTCAAAGCAAGAAAg AACTTTTGAATCCGAAGCGTTTTGCCCCAGTTGTTATCCCTTGGATacttattaa
- the cox17 gene encoding cytochrome C oxidase copper chaperone Cox17 — protein sequence MSSSTEPSTATKVSEPAPIASEEKPKPCCACPETKQARDACMLQSSNGPIECAKLIEAHKKCMAQYGYEV from the exons ATGTCGTCGTCTACTGAACCTAGCACTGCTACGAAGGTTTCTGAGCCAGCTCCTATTGCTTCTGAAGAAAAGCCAAAG CCTTGTTGCGCTTGTCCTGAGACCAAACAAGCTCGCGACGCGTGCATGTTACAGTCTTCAAATGGTCCTATAGAGTGCGCGAAACTCATTGAGGCGCATAAAAA ATGTATGGCTCAATACGGTTACGAGGTATAA
- the sdh8 gene encoding protein Sdh8 gives MFNRNLRAVILKNYNKALTRCLHDAGNLKRPTPPRLPKEQQEEWDRLQKESSKRPVDVMRREKHKDFEGDVNPKTGEIGGPKSEPTVHGDYSYEGRVTDF, from the exons ATGTTTAATCGTAATTTACGTGCTGTCATtcttaaaaattacaataaaGCTTTAACAAGATGTTTGCATGATGCTGGAAACCTGAAAAGGCCTACACCTCCTCGCCTTCCAAAAGAGCAGCAAGAAGAATGGGATAGATTACAAAAAGAATCAAGTAAACGTCCTGTGGATGTTATGCGCCGTGAAAAACATAAAGATTTTGAGGGTGATGTTAATCCAAAG ACTGGAGAGATAGGAGGACCAAAGTCTGAACCAACAGTGCATGGGGACTATTCTTATGAGGGAAGGGTGAcagatttttaa
- the nda3 gene encoding tubulin beta Nda3, with protein MREIVHIQAGQCGNQVGAAFWSTIADEHGLDSAGIYHGTSEAQHERLNVYFNEAAGGKYVPRAVLVDLEPGTMDAVKSGKFGNLFRPDNIIYGQSGAGNIWAKGHYTEGAELADAVLDVVRREAEACDALQGFQLTHSLGGGTGSGMGTLLLSKIREEYPDRMMATFSVAPAPKSSDTVVEPYNATLSMHQLVENSDETFCIDNEALSSIFANTLKIKSPSYDDLNHLVSAVMAGVTTSFRFPGELNSDLRKLAVNMVPFPRLHFFMVGFAPLAAIGSSSFQAVSVPELTQQMFDANNMMVAADPRHGRYLTVAALFRGKVSMKEVDEQIRSVQTKNSAYFVEWIPDNVLKAVCSVPPKDLKMSATFIGNSTSIQEIFRRLGDQFSAMFRRKAFLHWYTGEGMDEMEFTEAESNMNDLVSEYQQYQEAGIDEGDEDYEIEEEKEPLEY; from the exons ATGCGTGAGATT GTTCATATTCAAGCTGGTCAATGCGGAAACCAAGTCGGTGCGGCCTTTTG GTCTACCATTGCTGATGAGCATGGTTTGGATTCAGCTGGAAT ATATCATGGAACTTCTGAGGCACAACACGAGCGATTGAACGTTTATTTTAACGAG GCCGCTGGTGGAAAGTATGTTCCCCGCGCAGTCCTTGTTGATTTAGAGCCCGGTACTATGGATGCCGTGAAGTCAGGAAAGTTTGGAAATCTTTTCCGCCCGGacaatattatttatggACAATCTGGTGCCGGAAATATTTGGGCTAAAGGCCATTACACTGAAGGTGCTGAATTGGCCGATGCTGTTTTGGACGTTGTTCGCCGTGAAGCTGAAGCATGTGATGCTTTACAAGGTTTCCAATTAACTCACTCTTTGGGTGGTGGTACTGGATCTGGTATGGGTACTCTTTTACTTTCGAAGATTCGCGAGGAATATCCGGACCGTATGATGGCTACCTTCTCCGTTGCTCCTGCTCCTAAAAGCTCTGATACCGTTGTGGAACCTTACAATGCTACTCTTTCTATGCATCAATTGGTAGAGAACTCTGACGAAACATTTTGCATTGATAATGAGGctctttcttcaattttcgCTAACACGTTGAAAATCAAGAGTCCTTCATACGATGACTTGAACCATCTTGTCTCTGCTGTAATGGCTGGTGTAACCACATCTTTCCGATTCCCTGGTGAATTGAACTCTGACTTGCGTAAATTAGCTGTTAATATGGTTCCCTTCCCTCGTTTACACTTTTTCATGGTAGGATTTGCTCCTCTTGCCGCCATCGGTTCAAGCTCATTTCAAGCTGTTTCTGTGCCCGAGCTTACTCAACAAATGTTTGATGCTAATAATATGATGGTCGCCGCTGATCCTCGCCATGGCCGTTACTTAACAGTTGCCGCTCTTTTCCGTGGTAAAGTCTCAATGAAAGAAGTCGACGAGCAAATTCGCTCTGTTCAAACTAAGAATTCAGCATATTTCGTTGAGTGGATTCCCGATAATG TCCTCAAAGCTGTTTGTTCCGTTCCTCCTAAGGATCTCAAGATGTCTGCAACTTTTATTGGTAACAGTACTTCTATCCAAGAAATTTTCCGTCGTTTGGGTGATCAGTTTTCTGCAATGTTTAGAAGAAAAGCCTTTTTGCATTGGTATACTGGTGAAGGCATGGACGAAATGGAGTTTACTGAGGCTGAATCTAATATGAATGACTTGGTTAGCGAATATCAACAATACCAGGAGGCTGGTATCGATGAGGGTGATGAAGattatgaaattgaagaagagaagGAGCCTCTCGAGTATTAA
- the grn1 gene encoding GTPase Grn1 gives MVSLKKKSKRRTTRLRSRIEKKAAESKRKQKRADKKNPQWKSRIPKDPGIPNSFPYKDKILAEIEEQKRIREEEKLARRASGQVDAAMEEEDAVDENGSLMISKIAEAAQASNPDDEEEFVMEEDNLGEAPLLVDSESYEASVKADTSRKAYDKEFKKVVEASDVILYVLDARDPEGTRSKDVERQVLASSAEEKRLIFVINKIDLVPSEVLNKWVTYLRNFFPTIPMRSASGSGNSNLKHQSASASSTISNLLKSLKSYSAKKKLKSSLTVGVIGYPNVGKSSVINALVNRSANGRSAPCPAGNVAGMTTSLREVKLDNKLRLVDSPGIVFPSSDSKDDLYRLVMLNAVSSTKVDDPVAVASYILQFLSRVPGQLERMFQRYELPPLLNTSDIDTATDFLVNIARKRGRLGRGGIPNLNAAANIVINDWHAGRIEWWAEPEVINEKNSSEVQDTQIVTEWAKEFDLNDF, from the exons atgGTTTCCTTAA aaaaaaagagtaaaaGAAGAACTACTCGTCTTCGTAGCagaattgaaaagaaagctGCAGAGAGCAAACGCAAGCAAAAAAGAgctgataaaaaaaatccgcAATGGAAAAGCAGAATTCCTAAAGATCCAGGTATTCCTAACTCATTCCCCTACAAGGATAAAATTCTTGCTGAGATCGAAGAACAGAAGCGCATtagagaagaagaaaaattggcTCGTCGTGCTTCAGGACAAGTTGATGCTGCAATGGAAGAGGAAGACGctgttgatgaaaatggatCCCTAATGATTTCAAAGATAGCTGAGGCTGCACAAGCGTCTAACCCAGATGATGAGGAAGAGTTTGTGATGGAAGAAGACAACCTTGGAGAGGCCCCTTTATTAGTTGACTCCGAGTCTTATGAGGCATCAGTGAAGGCAGATACCTCTAGAAAGGCATATGATAAGGAGttcaaaaaagttgttGAAGCGTCAGATGTGATTCTTTACGTTCTTGACGCTCGTGATCCTGAAGGGACTCGTTCAAAAGACGTTGAACGTCAAGTTTTAGCATCTTCTGCTGAAGAAAAGCGTCTTATTTTCGTTATCAACAAAATTGACTTAGTACCATCAGAAGTACTCAACAAGTGGGTTACCTATCTCCGCAATTTCTTTCCTACGATTCCTATGCGTTCCGCTTCAGGATCTGGAAACTCAAATTTAAAGCACCAGTCGGCTTCTGCTAGTTCCACTATCTCCAATCTTCTTAAATCACTCAAGTCTTACTCAGCCAAGAAGAAGCTTAAAAGCTCTCTTACAGTCGGTGTAATTGGATACCCCAACGTTGGTAAATCATCTGTTATTAACGCTCTTGTCAACCGTTCTGCGAATGGTCGTTCTGCACCTTGTCCTGCCGGAAACGTTGCCGGAATGACTACTTCTTTGCGAGAGGTGAAGCTAGATAACAAATTACGTTTGGTCGATAGTCCTGGTATTGTTTTTCCTTCTAGTGATTCTAAAGACGATTTGTATCGTCTTGTAATGCTTAATGCTGTTTCATCCACCAAAGTTGATGATCCCGTTGCCGTTGCTTCTTACATTTTGCAATTCCTTAGCAGAGTTCCAGGACAATTGGAAAGAATGTTTCAAAGATATGAGCTTCCTCCTCTATTGAATACATCCGATATAGACACTGCTACTGATTTTTTAGTCAATATTGCTCGTAAGCGTGGTCGTCTAGGTCGCGGTGGAATTCCAAATCTTAACGCTGCTGCCAATATTGTCATTAATGACTGGCATGCTGGTCGTATCGAATGGTGGGCCGAGCCTGAGGTTATAAACGAAAAGAACTCATCTGAAGTTCAGGATACTCAAATCGTTACTGAGTGGGCCAAAGAATTTGACcttaatgatttttga
- the snf59 gene encoding SWI/SNF complex subunit Snf59, which produces MEEEDITLEHSDDLNKEESGESNRVNIEEPEHHDNSNKESTNLDDLNMLEEPKYHDNSNKESTNLDDLNMLEEPEHHDNSKKESTNLDDSNMLEEPKHHDNSNKESTNLDDLNMSEEPKHHDSSNKESTNLDNSNMDESENQKNFKIEEPKPSGDFRNEGPKQCDDSKIEKPELHVNSKIEEPIHRIDSEHNEPEYHTESKNEESEHNTKSIREEPIHHVDSKNEEPVYSKIPEKMGDEFSENSLSKSDSAVKQEGNLLIHPNNSLKDTAPSKCKEPPVDEALSKKEISDDIAQITSVTPITEKIEDKDKYISEVIDTYGKLADGFEYRAKTFCLEGRGKVLYMLGTECSRLLGFKDSYFMFHKTPSLRKVLTTQSERDQMVEMGLLASNFRFRQLSIVPARQMFLAFGARILMKGTIDPESHKALIEKNISWADDEYYHMDVMANGSTRSSSVKLELKSMDNQNSPSPFQGKDILTLAQGASFYNSKVMRTRNLRKEARLSYYTKLRGVNRSVS; this is translated from the coding sequence atggaagaagaagatatCACACTTGAACATTCTGATGacttaaataaagaagaatcTGGTGAGTCGAATAGGGTGAATATAGAAGAACCTGAACATCATgataattcaaataaagaatCTACAAATCTTGATGATTTAAACATGTTGGAAGAACCTAAATATCATgataattcaaataaagaatCTACAAATCTTGATGATTTAAACATGTTGGAAGAACCTGAACATCAtgataattcaaaaaaagaatctACAAATCTTGATGATTCAAATATGTTGGAAGAACCTAAACATCATgataattcaaataaagaatCTACAAATCTTGATGATTTAAACATGTCGGAAGAACCTAAACATCATGATAGTTCAAATAAAGAATCTACAAATCTTGATAATTCAAATATGGATGAATCTGAAAAtcagaaaaattttaaaattgaagaacCCAAACCTTCTGGTGATTTTAGAAACGAAGGACCTAAACAGTGTGATGATTcgaaaattgaaaaaccTGAGCTGCACgttaattcaaaaattgaagaaccTATACATCGCATTGATTCAGAGCATAATGAACCTGAGTATCACACtgaatcaaaaaatgaagagtCTGAACATAATACTAAATCAATCAGGGAGGAACCGATACATCATgttgattcaaaaaatgaagaaccTGTTTACTCCAAAATTCCCGAAAAAATGGGTGATGaattttcagaaaataGTCTTTCAAAATCTGATTCTGCAGTAAAACAGGAGGGTAATTTGTTGATTCATCCAAATAACAGCCTAAAAGATACCGCACCTTCAAAATGCAAAGAACCTCCAGTTGATGAAGCATTAagtaaaaaggaaattagtGATGACATTGCTCAAATCACGAGTGTAACCCCCATAACAGAAAAGATTGAGGACAAAGATAAATACATAAGTGAAGTAATTGACACGTATGGCAAACTAGCGGATGGTTTTGAATATCGAGCTAAAACATTTTGCCTAGAAGGACGTGGCAAAGTGTTGTATATGCTTGGTACAGAATGCTCAAGATTACTCGGCTTTAAGGATAGTTACTTCATGTTTCATAAGACGCCATCTTTACGAAAAGTACTTACAACACAAAGTGAGAGGGACCAAATGGTTGAAATGGGTTTGTTGGCATCTAATTTTAGATTTCGACAACTAAGCATTGTTCCAGCTAGACAAATGTTTTTGGCATTCGGTGCTAGAATATTGATGAAGGGAACGATAGATCCAGAGAGTCATAAAGCtcttattgaaaaaaacattagCTGGGCTGACGATGAGTATTATCATATGGATGTCATGGCTAATGGAAGCACTCGTTCTTCCTCTGTAAAGCTTGAGCTAAAAAGTATGGATAATCAAAATTCACCCTCACCATTTCAAGGTAAGGATATTTTGACGCTTGCTCAGGGTGCTTCTTTTTACAATTCTAAAGTCATGAGGACAAGAAATCTAAGGAAAGAAGCAAGGTTAAGTtattatacaaaattaCGAGGTGTCAACAGATCTGTTTCATGA